A stretch of DNA from Spirosoma endbachense:
CGTGTCGTTGTTTGCCTTGAATTTCATCAATATTGATAACGACTTCGCGACTTATGATGCCTTAGCACAGCGTTTTGAGAAAGAGAATCCTAATAGCCCTCACGCCAAATCGCTGATCGGCCGGGTAGCTCGCATCAAAGGTGTTATGGTTGGTGCACAAGCTCCCGAAATTGCCCTTAGCGACACAACCGGTAACCCCATTCCATTGTCATCACTACGGGGCAAGTATGTTCTGCTTGATTTCTGGGCGTCATGGTGCGGTCCCTGCCGCATGGAGAATCCGAACGTTGTGCGGATGTATAACAAGTTTAAAGACAAAGGTTTTGCCATCTACAGCGTTTCGCTCGATCAGACAAAAGGCAACTGGACCAAGGCAATCCGCAACGATAACCTCACCTGGACCCACGTTTCTGACTTAAAATACTGGCAATCGGCTGCGGCTCAACAATACGGCGTTCAGGCGATCCCGGCTACCTTTCTTCTCGATAAAGAAGGTAAAATCATTGCCAAGAATCTACGGGGCGATGCTTTGGAGCAGAAACTTGAGGAAATCCTGAAAGGTGGTCAATAGGTTAAACACAAGTTATTAGTTTTGTAGGGTCAGGTTATTAACCTGGCCCTTTTTCTTTTGCTACCTGCCCAAAAGGCTGCTTCATCACTAGCTACATTATTAATTCATACACTCATTCATTAAAAAAATGAAAATTGCTATTGTTGGTTGCGGCAACATGGGGATGGCATTTGCCAAATCATTTCTACAATATGATCTGGTAAAAAAAGATGACCTGCTGCTAATTGAAAAAAGCACTGACCGTTCCGAAGCACTTAAAAATGAAAAAGCGGGCGTTGTGGTCGATACCATTGGCCCCCACGTTGGCCAGACTGATTTAGTGATTCTGTCGGTAAAGCCCCAGGATTTTAACAGCGTTTACGAAGCGCTCCGGGACGTAGTACAACCCCACCAGATCATTTTGTCGATCATGGCTGGTATTCCAATCGCCCAGATTCAGGAAAAACTAGCCCATCCGCTGGTGGTACGCGCCATGCCTAATACGCCCGCTATGCTGGGAATGGGCATTACAGGCTTTACAGCGGCTAAAGAAGTCGATTTAGCCAGCCTTCGCCGGGTCGAAAACCTCATCAATGCCACAGGCCGGTCTATTTTTCTGGAAGATGAAGCTATGCTCGACGCCGTAACGGCCCTTAGCGGTAGTGGTCCGGCCTATTTTTATTACGTTGTGAAGGCAATGATTGAAGCCGGTAAACAAATGGGGTTTGATGATGCCGTTTCCGCGCTTTTGGTTAAACAGACCATGCTGGGGGCTTACCACCTCATTAATACAGCGGATAAGTCACTCGATGAACTCATTAAAGCAGTTGCCTCTAAAGGCGGCACTACCGAAGCCGCATTACGCACCTTTGAAGCTGGTGCACTCAGCGATACACTAGTGGCGGGAATTAAAGCAGCACAAGTACGAGCAACGGAGTTGTCTAAAGGATAGAGCTTTAAATCGGTCGTCTGGGTCGGATCAGGGAAACACCCTGCTGCCGACCCAGACGAATGCTATTACAAACCCGTGTAGCTGAACGGAGTTATAGCCCGCAATTCGGCTTTCACAGCATCTGATATAGTCAATTCGTCGATAAACTCCCGAATTGTATCAGCCGTAATTTTCTGATTCGTACGGGTCAGCGCTTTCAAGGCTTCATACGGCTTCGGATAGCCTTCGCGTCGTAGAATTGTCTGAATACCTTCCGCTACAACTGCCCAGTTATCATCGAGATCAGCGTGGATGGCGGCCGGATTGAGTTCCAGTTTATTCAGGCCTTTTATCAAAGATTTCAG
This window harbors:
- a CDS encoding TlpA disulfide reductase family protein is translated as MKNLFLSVAGFLVIGFAANAQTTKPFTVTGKIKNSPPGSFVYLEANSQPTRKLDSAKVEAGAFTLNGKVADGGEVFVLNVGGGQKLALLVEGGEMLNVTADGYRMDAKTGQAGKATITGSKNMEYYEKLSTLRTDMETRVSNWNKQVAAATEKKDNKRITQIEQEYQTAEQEVVNKVKAMLPDMGTSLVSLFALNFINIDNDFATYDALAQRFEKENPNSPHAKSLIGRVARIKGVMVGAQAPEIALSDTTGNPIPLSSLRGKYVLLDFWASWCGPCRMENPNVVRMYNKFKDKGFAIYSVSLDQTKGNWTKAIRNDNLTWTHVSDLKYWQSAAAQQYGVQAIPATFLLDKEGKIIAKNLRGDALEQKLEEILKGGQ
- the proC gene encoding pyrroline-5-carboxylate reductase, with amino-acid sequence MKIAIVGCGNMGMAFAKSFLQYDLVKKDDLLLIEKSTDRSEALKNEKAGVVVDTIGPHVGQTDLVILSVKPQDFNSVYEALRDVVQPHQIILSIMAGIPIAQIQEKLAHPLVVRAMPNTPAMLGMGITGFTAAKEVDLASLRRVENLINATGRSIFLEDEAMLDAVTALSGSGPAYFYYVVKAMIEAGKQMGFDDAVSALLVKQTMLGAYHLINTADKSLDELIKAVASKGGTTEAALRTFEAGALSDTLVAGIKAAQVRATELSKG